The Salegentibacter mishustinae genomic interval AAGCTTGGTGCCAGAGCAGATTGTGATAACCTTATCCCTCTTTACAAGAAAGATTTTAATGAGAAAAAATCTGATGTAAATTGGTTACAGAATGCAAACGCAAGATTGTCGGCTAAAGATTGTACTGAAGATCCATTGTTCTTCCAGGTTTCTGAAGCATTACACCAATTAGAGCCTTCTGCAAACTCTGCTTACTCTTTAGGGCAGTTAGCTGAAGCCGATGGCGATAGAGCAAAAGCTTTAGAATATTATACTGAAGCTGCTGAGCTAGAAGAAGATCCTAGTGATCAGGCTAGAATTTACTATAGAATTGCTACTAACTATAAAGAAAGAGGAAGTTTTTCTCAGGCAAGAAACTTTTATAGAAAAGGAATTAGTGCCAAGCCATCTTTAGGTAGAGCATATTTACAGATAGCTAATATGATTGCACAAAGTGCAAACAGCTGTGGAGAAACTACTTTCGATAAAAGAGCCGTGTATTGGTTAGCTGCAGATTATGCTGCAAGAGCTGCAAGGGTAGATCCATCTATCGCATCTAATGCAAACCAAACTGCTACTGCTTATAGAGGTAGAGCACCCCAAAAAGCTGATGTGTTTCAACAAGGTAGAAGTGCAGGTGAAGCTATAAATATTGGTTGTTGGATTGGGGAAACCGTTCGTATCCCACAAATGTAATATGAGCTTAACATATAAGGAAATAATAACTGGCATTGTCACGCTTATCGGCGTGACAATGCTTTTTTCATGTCAGGGTAATCTAAACGAAATAAGAGCGTTGGATATTGAAGGCGACGCACCACAAGCCATTGCCGAAGGGATTAATCTGAAGTATACAGATTCCGGCAGAATGGTGGCGAACTTAAAAAGCCCTAAAATGAAGGATTTTACCAACAAAGAATTTCCTTACCGCGAGTTTCCTGAAGGACTGGAATTAGAGATCTACGACGAAAATAACGAGAAAAGTACGGTAACTTCAGATTACGGAATTATTTACGATGGTACCAATCTTATAGATCTACAGGGAAACGTGGTGATCTTTACAGCCGATAGTATGCGCCTGGAAGCTTCGCAGTTATTTTGGGATCAAAATATTAACTGGATTTTTACCGATAAACCCAACACTATTAAATTTCCAAATGGTGCGCTTAATGAAGGAGAAGGTTTTGATGCTAATCAAAATTTCGGTAATTTTCGGTCACGAACCAATGTTGGGGTTCAAATAATTAAAGACGATAAACCCGATGAGTAAATATTTTAGATATTTTGAATACGCTTATTTATTTATAGCTGCATTTTTTCTTTTCGAAAGTTTCAGAATTTGGAATACCGAGCGTAGCAGGGCCTATTTATTTATCTTTTTTGTCTTTATATCTATACTTATGTTCTTTTTTAAAAGGCGGTTTAGGCGTAAGATCGAAGAGCGTAACAAGAAGCAGTAATGGAGGTTGAAATTCTTATAATTGTTCTTTCCTTAATTTTATCTGCTTTCTTTTCTGGGATGGAGATCGCCTATATTTCTTCTAATAAGATCTATATTGAAATTGAAAAGCGGCAGAACGACTTCCTGGCCACTATTTTAAAGAGACTAACTAAAAAACCCTCAAAGTTTATAGCTACTATGTTAGTGGGTAATAATATTGCCCTGGTAGTTTATGGATTTTTTATGGGCGATTTGCTTATGAACTGGCTTCATGGGCTTCAACCGCTAAACAGTGCTTTTTTAGAGTATATTGTGGTAGATCTAAGCTTATTTACCCAAACGGTAATTTCTACTCTGGTTATTTTGCTTACTGCTGAGTTTCTTCCGAAGGTATTTTTCCAAATCTACGCGAATTCAATGCTAAAATTTTTCGCGGTCCCGGCCTATATATTCTATATGCTGTTCAGTTTTGTATCATCTTTTGTGATATGGGTTTCCGATTTTATTCTGAAAAGATTCTTTAAAACCGAAGGGGACGAAGTGCAACTCGCTTTTAGTAAAGTAGAATTGGGGAATTTCATCAACGAGCAGATGGAAACCGTAGAAGACGATGAAGAAGTGGATTCTGAAATTCAAATTTTTCAAAATGCCCTGCAGTTTTCAGATATAAAAGCAAGAGAAGTAATGGTGCCAAGAACCGAGATTATTGCGGTAGATCAACACCAGGCGCCAAAAGACCTTGTAAATACTTTTACTGAAACCGGTCTTTCAAAACTGTTGATTTATAATGAAACCATAGACGATGTAATTGGGTATGTGCATTCCTTCGAACTTTTTAAAAAGCCTGAATCTATAAAATCTATACTGCTGCCGGTAGTTTTTGTGCCGGAAACGATGTGGGTGAAAGATGTGTTAAATAACCTTACCAAAAAGCGTAAAAGTATTGCTGTAGTAATAGATGAATACGGCGGGACCAGTGGAATGATTACCGTAGAGGATATTGTAGAAGAACTTTTTGGGGAAATCCAGGACGAACACGATCCTGTTGTTCTTACCGAAGAGGAATTAGGGGAATCGCATTATAAATTTTCAGCAAGGTTAGAAGTAGATTATCTAAATGAGAACTATAAATTAAATATTCCCGAAGGGGAGAATTACGAAACCCTTGGCGGTTATATTGTGAACCATACCGAAGAAATTCCCCAGCAAAATGAAGAATTGCAGATAGATGATTTTTCATTTAAAATATTAGAAGTTTCCAATACCAAAATAGAATTGGTAGAATTAAAAATAAAGTCTGCAGATTAAATAGCGATTAGTTAATATTTTGCTAATTATAAGTTTTATAATTAGGTTAAAAACATTATTTTCGCCCACTATATTTCGATAAATAACAACTACAAATGGCAGTATTAAATAAAATCAGACAGCGTTCTGTTTTCTTGATCATCATCATTGCATTGGCACTTTTCTCTTTTGTGCTTGCCGATGTAATTCGTAACGGAGGCTTTTCTTCACAAAAAGACCAAAACACTATCGCAACCATAAACGGTGAAGAAGTGAGCAGAGAAGACTTTGCCCGGCAGGTAGAAGGTTATCAGCGTCAAATGGGTGCTAATGCAAGCACCAGTCAGGCTGTAAACCAGGTTTGGGAACAAACGCTTCGCGAAACTATTCTTAAAGAAGAATTAGAAAAGCTTGGAATTAGAGCTGGGAAAGCTCAAATAAGAGAGGTGATGCGCGTGCAAATGGGGAACAATCCTGCTTTTAGAAACGAAGCCGGTATGTTTGATGAGAACCGCGTGCGTGAATATATTGCCAGCCTAAGATCTACACAGCCTGAGGCTTACGAGCAATGGCTGCAAATGGAAGAAAACATGGGTGATATTGCTCGCCAAAATATGTATTTCTCTATGGTAACCGCCGGGATTGGTGCAACGATTACAGAGGCTGAGCAGGCTTACCGTTTTCAGAATAATAGCGTAGATCTTCGTTTTGTACAGTTGCCATATTCTTCTGTATCAGATGATGAAGTAGAGGTGACTAAAGATGAAATTAGAGCTTATATAAAAGAGAATCCTTCACAATTTCAAACCGAAGCTTCAAGAAATATCAGGTATGTTTATTTTGAAGAAAAAGCTTCAGATGAAGATGTAAAAGAAACTGAAGAGGCGTTAAATTCAATGCGAGAAAACCGTGTAGAATATAATGCTGTAACTAGCAGTAACGACACCTTACCAGGATTTAATACTACAAATGACTATGAAGATTTTGTAGAAGCAAATTCAGATCTTCCTTATGATGATAGGTTTAAGTTTAAAAACGAACTGCCTTCAGAATTTGCTGATGATCTTTTCAATTTAAATGAAGGTGAAACTTTTGGACCTTACAAGCACGATGGTTATTTCAAGCTTTCTAAATTGGTAGAGACCAAAGAAATTCCAGATTCAACTAAAGCTAGTCATATTCTTGTCGCTTACCAGGGGCAACAATTTGCACCAGATGTAACCAGAAGCAAAGAAGAAGCGAAGGCATTAGCCGATAGTCTTGCAAATGTAATTAGAGGAAATAAAGAGAAATTCGCTGAATTAGCAGCTGAATTTTCATCAGACCGTTCTAACAACCAGGATGGCGGAGATCTTGGCTATTTTGGACCTGGAGATATGGTTTCAGAATTTGATAACTACGTTTTAGAGAATAACCCTGGAGGTGTTGGTGTTGTAGAAACAGATTTCGGTTTCCACGTAATTCATATTGAAGAGCAAACCGAAAGAGAAAAAGCAGTGAAAATTGCTACTATCGCGAGAGAATTAGAAGCTTCAGAACGTTCCAGAAACAACCTGTTCAACGAAACTACTAAGTTTGAGATCGCTGCAGGAGAAGGAGATTTTACCAAGGTTGCTAAAGAAGGTAATTATAATATTAGAACCGTTAATAACGTAAAAGCTTTAGATGAAAATATCCCCGGAGTTGGACAGCAAAGAAGAATTGTTCAGTGGGCTTTTGAGGACGAAGCCAGTGTTGGTGATATTAAACGTTTTGACATTCCATCGGGATATGTTGTTGCGCAGTTAACAGCTAAGAATAAAGAAGGATTAATGACTGCTGAAAATGCGTCCTCTAAAGTACTTCCAATCCTTACAAAAGAAAAAAAGGCTGAAATTCTTAAAGGAAAAATTAATAGTAAAAACCTTCAGAAGATCGCTTCTAAGAATAATACTATAGTGCAAACTGCAAATGCGGTTAACCTTGGTAGCCCAACATTACCGGGCGCAGGTAGAGAACCAGAAGTTGTAGGATCTGTATTTGCTTTAGAGCCGGGTAGTGTAAGTAATCCTATTGCAGGAAACAATGGAGTTTACGTTGTAGAACTTGAAAGTAAGAATGAAGCTCCGGCAATGAATTCTTACCAGGGAATTGCACAACAGGAAACTGCACAAAGAAGACAGAATGCTTCTCAAAGACTTTTTGAAGCACTTCGTGAAAAAGCAGAGATTGAAGATAATCGTGCAAGATTCTACTAGTAGAATAAGCGTTTAGATATAAAAAAGCCCCGGTAAATTTTACCGGGGCTTTTTTATGTGGTTTTTTCGAGTAAATTAGATTCCCGAAAATCTTCGGGAGTCTAAGATCTCTTACAGTCGGTTTTTATAGCACAATATCTTGAAAAGCAAAAATCGTTTTGAAACCTTTGTTCTCAAAATATTCAAAAACCGCTGCTTGGTCTCCGGTAACCATTATAAAGTCGCCGCCCCAGCCGCCAAGGCTTTTAATCGCTCCCGGAAATTCAGGGAAGCGTTCTTGTTTTACTTTTGGTGTTTGGAGCGTC includes:
- a CDS encoding hemolysin family protein — translated: MEVEILIIVLSLILSAFFSGMEIAYISSNKIYIEIEKRQNDFLATILKRLTKKPSKFIATMLVGNNIALVVYGFFMGDLLMNWLHGLQPLNSAFLEYIVVDLSLFTQTVISTLVILLTAEFLPKVFFQIYANSMLKFFAVPAYIFYMLFSFVSSFVIWVSDFILKRFFKTEGDEVQLAFSKVELGNFINEQMETVEDDEEVDSEIQIFQNALQFSDIKAREVMVPRTEIIAVDQHQAPKDLVNTFTETGLSKLLIYNETIDDVIGYVHSFELFKKPESIKSILLPVVFVPETMWVKDVLNNLTKKRKSIAVVIDEYGGTSGMITVEDIVEELFGEIQDEHDPVVLTEEELGESHYKFSARLEVDYLNENYKLNIPEGENYETLGGYIVNHTEEIPQQNEELQIDDFSFKILEVSNTKIELVELKIKSAD
- a CDS encoding peptidylprolyl isomerase; protein product: MAVLNKIRQRSVFLIIIIALALFSFVLADVIRNGGFSSQKDQNTIATINGEEVSREDFARQVEGYQRQMGANASTSQAVNQVWEQTLRETILKEELEKLGIRAGKAQIREVMRVQMGNNPAFRNEAGMFDENRVREYIASLRSTQPEAYEQWLQMEENMGDIARQNMYFSMVTAGIGATITEAEQAYRFQNNSVDLRFVQLPYSSVSDDEVEVTKDEIRAYIKENPSQFQTEASRNIRYVYFEEKASDEDVKETEEALNSMRENRVEYNAVTSSNDTLPGFNTTNDYEDFVEANSDLPYDDRFKFKNELPSEFADDLFNLNEGETFGPYKHDGYFKLSKLVETKEIPDSTKASHILVAYQGQQFAPDVTRSKEEAKALADSLANVIRGNKEKFAELAAEFSSDRSNNQDGGDLGYFGPGDMVSEFDNYVLENNPGGVGVVETDFGFHVIHIEEQTEREKAVKIATIARELEASERSRNNLFNETTKFEIAAGEGDFTKVAKEGNYNIRTVNNVKALDENIPGVGQQRRIVQWAFEDEASVGDIKRFDIPSGYVVAQLTAKNKEGLMTAENASSKVLPILTKEKKAEILKGKINSKNLQKIASKNNTIVQTANAVNLGSPTLPGAGREPEVVGSVFALEPGSVSNPIAGNNGVYVVELESKNEAPAMNSYQGIAQQETAQRRQNASQRLFEALREKAEIEDNRARFY
- the lptC gene encoding LPS export ABC transporter periplasmic protein LptC; amino-acid sequence: MSLTYKEIITGIVTLIGVTMLFSCQGNLNEIRALDIEGDAPQAIAEGINLKYTDSGRMVANLKSPKMKDFTNKEFPYREFPEGLELEIYDENNEKSTVTSDYGIIYDGTNLIDLQGNVVIFTADSMRLEASQLFWDQNINWIFTDKPNTIKFPNGALNEGEGFDANQNFGNFRSRTNVGVQIIKDDKPDE